The genomic DNA TATCCAGGGATCACCTAGTTTCAGGAAGGAAACATTAATCCTTGTAATTTGTACAGATTCATTTAAACAATACCTGATAAGTTTAAACAATTCCTTGACTAATTCCTGATGCCCCCTTGTCAACCTTTTACTTTGGAATGATAGCCCTAAGAGGTGTTATAGGATTAGTCGGAGAATGTAggtcacctcctcccttctttcaagTCTCTCTGGTCCATGGATAGGAATAAAGTAATGTGGCCATCTGGGAACGGGGAGAGGGAAATAGGCAGAAAGATAAAGAAGGGAGAGGGTGACAGGGAAATAGAAGTTGCAATTTTCCATTGATGATAGTAGATCTCTAGGTCCCTCAGCTCACCAAAGGGACCTCTGTATTTTATTTACCACCTCAAAGTGAATAGGCTTTTGATCTGGGATCAGGTCATGAGAGGACAATGCACATAGGGGCAACAAACTCCCCCTCCTCTTACAAGCAAGTGGCTATTTTTCTGATGTATTTTAAGAACATGTACTGTGAGAGCTCTCCTCACTCTCCAGGATAGGTGGATCAACTAGTTAGAAGGAAGATGAATGAGAATTCCTGAAAACACAAAGCAAAGTCAGTGAACCTTGTGTGTGTTAAGTGGATAGAACTTGTCCTAAACTAAGACCCTCAAACTAGAGAGGGTGTGTGAATTAATTAGGCTGATGAAAGAGGATAGCAGAATCCAGAAGGCTGGAGAAATttgtgaaaaagagagaaagtgaagaggaagggAGCATGTTGATTAAAgctttcctattttcctatttAAGGTTCAAgtagcccccaggacatgaggaGCTAATAGGGTGATATAATAAGGAAAAGGTGGAGATTTTGGTGGTAGAACTAATGACCTGTTGGTCAGATGTGAGGGATTTTACTGGGGGGGATGATAACCCCTAAAATCTTCTTTAGGTGACAGTTCACTCTTCATCCTCTCAGACTAGGGGATATGCAAATGACCCTGGTACATCATTGGTTGGAAGTTGGAGAGGAGGGGATGACCTCACAAGACTGACTCCTTAAGAGCACCCCTCaagcaagtgctctatccacaaccCTGTCTATGCCGAGGACTAGTGTCCCCAAATGATGTTCAATGGGGTCATTTGTCTCTAGGAAAGTGGTGCCTGCCTGTTTATAACCTTGACTGCATATTCTCCATCCATTTCCAAAGTAAGTGtttcctggggctgcctcagacatctctctctctctctctctctctctctctctctctctctctctctctctctcctttcctgacTTGATCCTTTTtctggacttttttttctttcacacatctcccttcttttcttctttatctcatttCTGGGGTCTGATTCCTTAGGTCTACTTTGTGTTTATCTCAATATCTCCCAGAGAAGATTGTTTGAAGGGCTCAAGAAAATGGTCAATGATCCATCTATGGGACAAGGAGGGTGAGGGAACCTGTCTTTCTCCTCCCACTTTCTATCTTTTCCCAATAATGCAGTGTTTTAGTTTTAGGTGTGACTAGATTGTGTAAAGGGACTGTTCAAGCCTGGAGCAGTAAGATGGGAGTCAGATTAAGCACTAGAATCTAATCACTCCCTAGATATGAGGCTCTGCTCCACCTGCTCTTTCTGGAGAGAGGAGTAGACATCCTAGAAAAGGGCCAGCTAAAGCAAATTGAGTACAAACATAAGATCAAGGTATTTTAGGACTGGAAAgctctttagaattttttttttttttttttgcaaggcaaatggggttaagtggcttgcccaaggccacacaactaggtaattattaagtgtttgaagtttcattcgaactcaggtactcctgactccagggccggtgctctatccactgcgccacctagctgcccctttagaatttttttgacccttattttgcaaatgaagctGGGGAATAAGATGTTTTgctcaaggtcagacagctagtcaTCTCTATTATACATGGCAGGATCTGAGTGGAGGAAGAATTAATCTGACAATCCATACAAGCTGGGCAAACTATGGAGTCCCCTTTAAAAGGTTGGATGACATGGAAGGATGGTCCAAAGTGAGTCCCAGTCCTCTCTAGAACCGTTCCTaaatccttattttcttcttgGATGACTTCATTCAAAAATGCTTCTCAACTCAGAGTTGAGACATCTTTTTACTGACTTCTTTACTGTAGAATATACATACAGCCACCATGCCCAATTTAAATATATTGGGTATAGTACACACAAATGCATGCacatgtttttaaagaaaattaagctTCGTTTGACTTAGAGAATTGATTTAGAATTTTAGACTGTTTCTTGGGGGTCATTGGAGACTCTAGCATGTTACAAACTCAAGATAGGAACTACtgtcattaaaaattatttttctttctagtgttGGTCCTTTAAGAGCCCAGGAGCAGGAAAACTGAGCTAGCTATGGACTGGAATCCCTCATTCCAgccttgttctctctctctctctctctctctctctctctctctctctctctctctctctctctctctctctctctctttgctccTAAGCCCTAAGCTACCTTTCAGGGTTGGGCTGAGAATCATCaactttcaaaaaagtttttatcCATGTCTTCTGTTTTCTACATCATCATTATAGTCATCCCAAGtatctctccttcttcctctctgtcttcCAGAGAGCCATCCCCTATAACAAATAGTTTttttggagaggaagaaaaaatcagCTCATCAGATCTATGCactaggaaaaaaaccccaacatgtACAATGTCTAACACCTGTGGATCTCCTACTTCTATGAAGGGGTGTTTGACCTTTATAATTTGTTAcatttgtatttgattttctCTGTTGTGATTGTCCCTTCCACTTAAATTGTTGTAGAGTCACGGATTTTTAATGCTAGAAGGAACGTTAGGGATTATTTAGGCCAACACTCAGGAAACCAAGGCTTGGAAAAGTTGACTGTCTTGCCCAGTTTTTCACAAAGCTAGTTGGTGCCAGTGTTAAATCGGGAATCCAGCCTCTCATTCCTGTTTCCATTATGGCAATAAGCCTCAAGCAGACACTTCAGGCCTCCTACTGCACCTGCCTCACTCCACCTCCTTGTCTCTTCTAGGTGGATCCTTCTCAGCCATCCTCAGCAATGGCAATGCCCCCCAGTCCTCTGGCTATGGAGTATGTCAATGATTTTGATCTGATGAAGTTTGAGGTAAAAAGGGAGCCCCCCGAGGGCCGACCTGGGCCTCCCACAGCCTCACTGGGCTCCACCCCTTACAGTTCAGTGCCCCCCTCACCCACTTTTAGTGATCCGGGTGTAGCAGGGGCTGCTGAGGGGATCCGGCAGGGTCTGGAAGAGTTATACTGGCTGGCTGCCCTGCAGCTGGGCACTGGGGAAGGGCTGGGGTTGAGTCCTGAGGAGGCTGTGGAGTTCCTGCAGGGACAGGGACCAGCCCCTGCTGAGGGAACTCTCTCCCACTACCCAGGAAGCTCAGAAGAGATGGGTGGACTGAACCCCCAGGTGAGAGGGGACGGGATGTCGGTCACAGGGTGGGCGGGTCAGTGCTGAAGTAAGGAAATGGAGGCTagaacagagaaaagacaggagaaagtGGAAGCTGAAGATGAAAAGTGGTGGTacgggagagaagggagaaaaagggaacaagatttacaaaaaaaaaaaaaagagtggggggAAGCCTTCAGTGTCAGGGTTTccgaaaaggagaaaaatgaatattccagcttggaggagggggaaaggaaaagatagagaggTGCCTGGGTGAGTAGAAATGAGAAAGGCCTCCAGGATGAACATAGAgttaaggggaaggggagggaaatgtctggaaagaaaaaaaaatatccaggagTTGGGGGAAAAACAAAGATTCCCGGGGAGAGGCCAGTGGACGTGGCACGAGGTTGACCTAAGactttgcttccctcctccctcacCCCCTTCCCAACCCTCTCTGGAAGGATTGGGGCTCATCCTATTAATTATAGACGCAATGGGGGTGTCAAAGGAATTAAGATGTAATCTAAATCCTTCAGGGGTCACGGGAAGGAGGCTTCCTCCCGGGGCCAGCGGAGGATCCGAATTGCCCCGGTCTTTCTCCCACGTTTCCATGGGATTATGGTCTTAAGGGAGGATGGAGACTGGGGAGGGTGCGAGCTGTGCAGATGGGTGCTGAGGGAAAGGGCTATGGGGGCAGGAAAGGGTGGGAGGTGAGGGGCCTGGGGGTGGTCTCTGGGCGCCGCTGACCCGCGTTCCCGTCCCTTCCCCTCCCAGCTGCCGGAGCTGGCGGAGCGCTTTTCGGACGCCGCCTTGGTGTCCATGTCGGTGCGGGAGCTGAACCGGCAGCTGCGGGGCTGCGGGCGGGACGAGGCGCTGCGGCTCAAGCAGCGGCGCCGCACCCTCAAGAACCGCGGCTACGCGCAGGCCTGCCGCTCCAAGCGGCTGCAGCAGCGGCGCGGGCTGGAGGCGGAGCGGGCCCGCCTGGCGGCGCAGCTGGAGGCGCTGCGGGCCGAGCTGACGCGCCTGGCCCGGGAGCGCGACCTCTACAAAGCGCGCTGTGACAGGCTGTCAGCCGGCGGCGCGGGCCCGGACCGCGGGCCCTTCTTCCTCTGAAGCCCGCCCTTTGGGGGGGCGCGCCCCGGCCCCGCCACCGTGTGCCCCCCGGGGAACCCCAGGCGCCCCACACGGGAAGGGACCGCCTTCGCTTTGGTTCCTGCGAAGGCCCTCCAGGCAGGATTCCCGCTGCCTCTCCAGGGGAAGCCGGGGAGCCGCAAGGGCAGGCCTCCTCCACCCATCCCTGGGGTCACCTCGCGACCGCCCCTTCCCCTCTCGCTTTCCAGACCATGCGTGCAGATGCCAGGGGGCAAAATTGCTGAACCTGTTGGAGGGGTTCCCAGATAGTAGAGACTGCGCGccttcctttggggggggggggaagctggGGGACTCCTCTTTCCTCTACCTCATTTATCTggggttccatttttttttctattttctgacATTTTTGAGGTATAAACTTCAGGCCAAGGGAGTGTAGCCTCGCtgccagtttaaaaaaaacaaaccccaactAACAACACTTAGATTGTTTCCCTCCTGGAAACCCCCCCCCAATCCCCCCAAACAAAATCCAACAGGATCTATATTCCTCCCCACCTCTTAAAACTGGCAGCTTCAAGAGGCCCCGGAGATCAAGGGGCTGCGGTCAGACAATCTCTCTAGCTCCCAAGATGCCCAAGAGAAATTCAGAGGGAAGCTCCCTTATCTCCAGCATCCTGACACAAAACCCCGGAAACTAAGTTGGGCAGATCTGATTCTTCAACTTCAACGAGTAAAGGAGGGCTTACATGAGTGAGAGGCTCTGGAAATTTTGAgacccccccctttttaaatccCTACCTATTGTTGGTTATTTGACATCTTGAACACCCTCAGGTACCCCTGTTCTCATCATTCTCCAACTTTTTTAGATAAGATTCTTCTGGAGATGGAGGAAGCAGGAAATAAATTCAGAGTGAAAGTCGGGACAGAATTTTAATACTATTCATCAAAAGCCATTacaatgaaaaacatttatattgttttcaccTGCATCCGATCTGCCTTGTCTGTGTGGGGGAATGGGGCATGTGGTGTGTGTGTTGtgtggaggagggaaagagattATCACAGTGATTCCCAGGTCCATGTGGTAGATCTCAGCTTCAGGTTAGGGACAACCATTGTCTGTTGGGGGCAGAAGAGATGCATAGTCCAAACAGCACTAGATGTAACAGCGATCTGAATCCTACATCTGAGTCTGAGCATCCTTGGGCTGGGGGGTGGGTATAGTTTTGAGCactggggtaggggtggggacTTACATTTTTTACTTTGGATGTGTTTTTTAAGTGTCCCTATAGAAACCTGGATCCCTGTTCTAGCATCTAGAGAATATGATGTAtatgaaaggaaagaatggaTCTGAACATACCCCCAGAGAGCTAGTTACCTCACCAGCTTTTGCCTTGGGGACAGAACAGGGAGAGGCAAGGAGAGGCTCACATatgtctcttttcctctctccccctctccatctGTCCCTTTCTCTATCCCTGTGCTTTCCTCCCTCATACCCCttcctctctttgtttctctctcctcGTATTTATCTGTCTCTGTGACTCTCTCCATCTTTGTCTCTCCGTGTTTTTCTCTTGCAAGTTCatcttttttgctttcccttactttcccagCCACATATGTTGCTCTTCATCCTTTCTAGCTAATGTATATTCAGAGGAGCTAATTACCTCCTGTGTCTGGTTCCACCTTCAGCCCAAGTATGGAAACCATATTCTGGTACTAAGGGGCACAGATTCCCCCACCAgtgttcctctttcttcctccttcctgctgttttttttttttatattttgtcacCCTCTCTCTGGAATCATGTCTGGAGCTAAGAACAGGACCCAGAGACACTCTCACCCCACTTCCTCTAACACCGCCAGAAAGTATCACAATGGATTCTCACCTCTACTGGGACAATGACATGTCACTTTTTTCCATGAAGATCTACATATATAACATGACTCTTGTTTCCAATGCACCTCCATGAAGGACAGACACAAAAGTAACCTCTTTTCACAACTCACCCGCACAAAGGCAAATTCTTCCAAGTACCTACCCCTACATCATGACTCAAAATATACTGATaaagagatacatatatgtaAGCTTGAACACAGTAACTAGATTGTCAGGTCTTGGGTGTCATTTCACTGCTTTTCATTCTcgatataaatttttataaaactttgcattccaaatttttctccttttcttccctacaCCCtgcccaagacagcaagcaatctgatataggcaatatatgtacaatcatgttaaagaTATCTCCATATTagaatgttgtgaaagaaaaatcagaacaaaaaaaaaaccatgagaaagaaaaaacaaaaaagtgaaaatagtatgcctcGATCTGTGTTCAGACTAAATTCAGATCTCCATTCAGactctttctttggatgtgaatgacattttccaccacatcttttggaattgtcttggatcactgtattgccgAGAAGACTAAATATAAGTTGATTGTCGAACAATATTGTGGTTACTGTGAACAATCTACTGCTGGTTCTGCTCAGGTCACTCAGCAGCAGTTATGTACATAGCTTTTAATTCTAAGGCTCTCTAGATTTCACTTCTCTGTAAGCTTTccctgagccccccccccccactctgctCCACAGCTGTGTGGGGGCTGGGGGTTTAGTCCCTGGGGAAGCTCAGTGGGGGTTTCCCCTCTGAAGACAGCTTAGTGAGGGGATCAGCCAACCCCTCTGACAGCCTCTCATTACCCTTTCTCTCCCAAAGTTAACCTCCATAGTTAACACTCCTCCTCTCCAACCCCCATATCCCCCTAGGACTAGGAGGCAAGACCAGAGTGAGGGGTAGAATTTCTCTGTATGCCACAGGTTCAGGGTTGGaataagaattggaaaagaaTCAATTTAGGGGACTAGAGGTAAAGGAAGACCCTGAATGGAGCCCATAGGGATTAAGaataaggatattaaaaaaatttaaaaaattttaaaaaagaataaggataTTTGGGTTTCTTTCTGCCCTTGAGGGGTTGGGATCTCTTTTACCCTGAAAACTGCTTCCCTCTTTTCCCTGTCTGCCCCCTTGCTACTCCAACATCTCCCCCCCGGCTTCCAAAAAGCAAGGTAGTGAGGAGAACCAGAATCATTATAATGGGTCACTTTATTAACAGAGACTTAGGAACCTGGGGGAACACTCAGAATAGGACTAAGAAGAGGCCTGGAGGGCATGAATGAGAGTGGGATGCAGGATGCAGGACCCACATCTCACTTGCAGGTCTCCCTGGGGCACAACTGATCCAAAAGGCAGAGGCACTGGTCACTCTAGTCACAGGGGACAGAACAGGCACCTGGAAGGAGACAGGACAACCACAAATCTCCTCCCCTTTCCAGCCCATATAGTTTATTCTTGACCCTGGCTTTCCACCCAAAGTCTGATCATCTGCCCCACTTGAGTTATCCTTTTCAGCATCACATTTGTGACTCACTGAGAAGTTGAAGGGGATGTCCAGATTTGCTGGTCTCAGGGTCATGGACTTGGGGTGGTGGCTGGGGTGCAGGACCTTGGTGCCCCAGGAGCAATGCCTTGGCTGGCATAGTATTCAACCACCTGCTTGGGTACCTCAGCTAGGACACATTTAGCTAGAGCTGATGGTGATGCCTGAATAGGAATAGGGAGGGTTAAATAGAAGGGAGACAGAAGCAAAGTGAGGAAAGGTGGTCAATGGAGGTAGGGTGATGAATAAATGTTGACCCTCAAGATGGAAGAATCTGAGATGGCACAGAGGGAATAGGTTGATGCCATCCTAGGAGTGAGATAACTCAGGAGAATTCATATGTGTTGGGAAGACTGTGTGATCTCGGATTAGAACTGAAATTGTTAGAAAAGGAAGATAAGTTAGAGTGGAATTGATACTGAAGAATTTAAGAGGCATTTGGGTTGGAATGATAAAATTAGGGCTAagatgaaggatttttttttctcatggaggGGCTATTGTGGGAAAATCTAGGATTCAGGAAGGG from Macrotis lagotis isolate mMagLag1 chromosome 4, bilby.v1.9.chrom.fasta, whole genome shotgun sequence includes the following:
- the NRL gene encoding neural retina-specific leucine zipper protein, whose product is MAMPPSPLAMEYVNDFDLMKFEVKREPPEGRPGPPTASLGSTPYSSVPPSPTFSDPGVAGAAEGIRQGLEELYWLAALQLGTGEGLGLSPEEAVEFLQGQGPAPAEGTLSHYPGSSEEMGGLNPQLPELAERFSDAALVSMSVRELNRQLRGCGRDEALRLKQRRRTLKNRGYAQACRSKRLQQRRGLEAERARLAAQLEALRAELTRLARERDLYKARCDRLSAGGAGPDRGPFFL